From the genome of Desulfobaccales bacterium:
GGTCCATGGGCGTGTCCCGCTGCATATCCGCCAGCACGTCCTCAATGGCCTTCAGCTGGTCCGGGGTCTCCTCATAGGGGAAGGTGGCCTCAAACTCCCGGAAGACCTGGTCCGGGGGCGAGAAGGCATGTCCGGGGAGCACCCGCCGGGCGGCATAGAGCTCCACCAGCTCCCGGGCGATCTTCTCCACCGCCTGGCGCACCCGCTTTTTGGTGCGCTCCCAGGATTTGCCCCCCAGGCGGTCCACTTTGGGGGGCACTTCCTCCACGCCCAGGTATTTCTGCAGCAGGTGGAGGCGGTCCACCGGCACAAAGAGGCGGTCGCCTCCCTGATATTCGATCTCCAGATAGTCATTCACCTGGGCGCCGGCGGTGAGCTTCACCAAGCCCCGGTAAATACCGATGCCGTGGTCCAGGTGAACGACAAAGTCCCCTTCCTTCAGATCCGCCAGGCTGGTGAGGTGGGCCGGCGGGGGCGCCTCCTTGCGGCGCCGGCGCTCCGGCGCATAGCCCAGGGCCTCATCTTCGGTGAGGACAATGAGACCTTCCGCGTCCCAGCGGAAGCCCCCGGAGATCTCCCCGGCGGTGAGGAGCACCTGGCGGCCGTTTTCCCAGGTGGGCTGCGGGAGCACCTCCGCCTCCAGGCCCTCCTGGGCCAGCAGCTGGCTGAAACGCCGGGCCCGATGGAGATTGAGGGAGACGATGACCAGATGCGCGCCCTGCTCTTGCCAGCCCTTAAGACGCCGGGCCAAGGCCGGGAGCAGCCGGCCTTCCTCGCCCCCCTCCCGGGCCAGCTCTTTCCCCAGGTCCGTCAGACGCCCGGTGCGGAATTCAAAGGTGTTGTCCTCCGCTGGAGCCCCCAGGGGGAGAAATTCCACCAGGAGGCGCAGGAAAGGGGCGGCCCGGGACAAGGCCGGGGCGGGGTCCAGCCAGCCCTCGGGCTCCGGCGGGGGGGATGTGGCCAGGTTCTCTTCCTCCCGGGCCAGATTGAGGGGGTCCCAGAGCACCACCACAGTGTCAGGGGGGAGATAGTCCCACAGGGTCTCGGGCTCGGGGTAGAACTCCGCCAGGTGGCGTTCGAGGCCCGGGAAGGAAACGCCCTCCTGGAGATGCTGCCACATCCGGGGGTCCCGGCGGCGGCTGCGCCCGGCCAGGGCCCGCTCCCGCACCGCTGAGGTGAGGACCACCTCCCGGGCCGGCAGCAACACCAGCTCCTCCAGGGAAGCCCCCAGGGAGCGCTGGGTGGCCGGATCAAAGAAGCGGATGGACTCCAGCTCGTCGCCGAAGAACTCCAGGCGCACCGGCTTCTCATACAAGGGGGGGTAAAGGTCGATGATGCCGCCCCGGACGCTGACCTCGCCGGGCTCCTCCACCACCGGCCGGCGCTCATAGCCCGCGGCCATGAGGTGCGCCAGAAACTCCGGCCGCCGCACCTCCTCGCCCACCACCAGATAGAGCATGGCCTCCCGGAGGGCCTCCCGGGGAAGCAGACGCTCCCGCAGGGCCAACAGAGGGGCGGTGACCAGGACCGGCTCCCGGCTGGCGAGAAGCTGCCAGGCCGCTCCCACCCGGGCGGCGCTCACCCCGGCGTCGCCGCTGAGCTCCTGAAAGGGCAGGAGTTCATGGGCCGGAAAAGACAGGAGGCGGGGCCACAGCTCTCCGGGTGCCAGGGGCAGGTCACTGAAAAAGAAGGCCAGATCCCGCTGCAGAGTCTCCTGGGTGGCCTCATCCGGGGTGAGGACCAGGAAGGGCCGCCGGCTGGCGAAAAAGAGCCGGCTCAGCATGTAGGCCCCGGCCGCCGGGGTGAGGCCCCGCAGGCGCACCTCTCCCTGGCCGCGGGCTATGGCCGCCGCCACCTCCTGCCAGCGGGCACCCAGGGGAAAGAGCTCGTCCATCAGATACCGGCCAGACCCGCACGCGCCCTTAGGGCCAGGGGAGCCTCTCCCCAGGCCCTGCGGGCAGCCCGGTGGGGCAAGACCGTCTTTCACTTCATTATCGCCAAGGAGAGGGATTTTTCCAAGGCCGGCAACGGCGCCCGCCAGGAAGGCAAGAATTGCCGCCCGGGGAGAGGCTTATCGGGGGACTTGGTTTATATCCTATGTAATTTCAAGCACTTAATCTATGGCATCCCCTTTGCTATCACCACCGGCGAGAACGGGGCGGAAAGGAACTGGCCATGCACTTCGGCTATGACATGGCGGCCTACATGGGGGTCAGGGCCGAACGGCTTTTGGGAGTGGTGAGCCACAACCTGGCCAATACCGCTACCCCCGGCTTCAAGCGGGAGCTTCTGAACCTCTGGCGGCTGCCGCCGGAGCCCGGCAAGGCTGCGGGGTTTGTGGATGTGGCCGGCCGGGATTTCAGCCAGGGGCCCCTCATGGTCACGGAAAACGACACCGACCTGGCCATCGAGGGCCCCGGGTTCTTCAAGGTGGAGACCCCCCAGGGCATCCGCTACACCCGGGACGGCGCCTTTCGCCTCAACGAGCAATGGCAGCTCGTCACTCGGGAAGGCTACCTGGTCCTGGGCAAAGGCGGCCCCATCACCTTGAACGCCCTGGACCAGCAGTTCGGCATCGACGAAGAGGGGGGCATCCACCTGGACCGGTCCCTCTCCGACCAGCTCCTGGTGGTGGACTTCGAAAATCCCCAGGCCCTCAGGCCCCTGGGCCAGACCTACTTCGTCTCAGCCCCCGACGCGGGCGAGGAGCGGGAGGCCACCGGTTCCCGGGTGCTCCAGGGGATGCTGGAGGCCAGCAACATCGACCCGGTGATTGAATCCGTGAACCTCATCACCATCCAGCGCAGCTTCGAAGCCTATCTCAAGCTCCTGGACACCTACACCGACAGCGACCGCAAGGTCCTGGAGCTGGCCCAGGTGTAGGCCAGGAGGACCGGAAGAGGCGGAGAAAAAAAGCGGGGAGAGAGGGGACGGGGTCCCTGAGGGCTGAAGCCGGTCTGGAATTGCCCGCCGACCAAGAACCCGTTAAGGAGCAGACCATGTTTCGCGGCATGTTCTCCGCGGCCACCGGCATGGGGGCCCAGCAACTTCGGCTGGACATCATCGCCAACAACCTGGCCAACGTCAACACCACCGGCTTCAAGAAGAGCCGGGGCGACTTTGAGGACCTGGTGTATCAGACCCTGCGCCAGGCCGGGGGCGAGCGGCCTTCCGGCGGTCAGGTGCCCACGGGCATGCAGGTGGGGCTGGGGGTGCGGCCGGTGGGCATCTCCAAGATCTTCTCCCAGGGCGATTATGTCCACACCGAAAACGAGCTGGATCTGGCCATCGAGGGCAAGGGCTTCTTCAAGATCCTGTCCAACGGGGTGGAGTATTACACCCGGGCGGGCAACTTCAAGATGGACAAGGACGGTTTCCTCACCACCCCGGCGGGAGACCGGCTGCAGCCGGAGTTCACCATCCCGCCCCAAACCGTCTACACCACTATTGACAACACCGGCAAGATCACCTGCTTCGGGCCGGACGGCAAGGCTCTGGCCAGCGGCCAGATCAGCCTCTACACCTTCCCCAACCAGGCGGGCCTCCTCAATGTGGGGCGCAATCTCTTCCAGGTCACCGAGGCCTCCGGGGAGCCCACCGAGGGCCGTCCGGGGGTGGACGGCGTGGGCACCATCGCCCAGGGGTACCTGGAGGTCTCCAACGTCAACGTGGTGGAGGAGATGGTCAACATGATCATCGCCCAGCGGGCCTATGAGCTGAACTCCAAGGCCATTCAGACGGCGGACGCCATGATGGAGCGGGCCTACCACCTGAAGACCTGAGGGGAGTGAACCATGAGATTGGGATGGGGATTGCTTTTCGGGGTCATGGTCTGGGCAGGGCTGGCCCAGGCGGCTGACCCGGGAGCGGTAAAATTCCGGGCGGAGGCGGAGGTGGCAGGAGAACACATCACCCTGGGACACTTGGCGGACCTCCCCCCCGAGCTGGCCGGGAGCGTCGGCCAGGCCCCCATATGGAGCGCCCCGCCACCGGGCCAGAGCTATACCCTCACCGGGGAGTTTCTGCGCTACCGCCTCACCCAGATGGGTCTGGCGGAGCTGGCCGCCGCCGGGCTTCCGCCCGCCATCACGGTCCGGCAGACCGGCAGAATCCTGCCGCCCGAGGAGGTGGCCAAGGCCATCCAGCGCTACCTGAAAGAACACAGCCCCTACCCGGAAAAGAACCTGCGCCTGACGGTCTATCCCCTGGAGGAGGCGGTGCTGCTCCCCGAGGGGGCATACAGCCTGGAGGTGGTACCGCCCAAAAACGGCCGCCTCTTGGGGGAGCTGACCCTGGAGCTGGCCCTCGTCCAGGAGGGGCGGCCCCTGAAGCGCTTCAAGGCCGCCGGCCGGGTGAGCCTGGAGATGGAGGTGGTCTGCGCCAACCGGCCGCTCATGCCTCCCCAGGTCCTCAGCGCCGGGGACGTCTCCCTGCTGCGGCGGGAGGTCACCACCCTCACGCCCCAGGACCTTTTCACCCACCCGGACCAGGTGGTGGGCCGGACTCTGGCCCGGCCCCTGGGTCCCCGGGAAATCGTCACCCCGCGCCACTTAAGCCAGCAGCCCCTCATCCAAAAAGGGGAGGAGGTGACGGTCCTCCTGATGGACGGTGGCCTGGAGATCCGCACCAAGGGGGTGGCCCAGGAGCCGGGCTTCCCGGGCAAGGCCATCCGCCTCCTCAACCCCAAAAGCAAAAAGGAATTTCAGGCCCAGGTGGTGGACCACAAAACCGTGAGGGTCATCCTATG
Proteins encoded in this window:
- the mfd gene encoding transcription-repair coupling factor, with the translated sequence MDELFPLGARWQEVAAAIARGQGEVRLRGLTPAAGAYMLSRLFFASRRPFLVLTPDEATQETLQRDLAFFFSDLPLAPGELWPRLLSFPAHELLPFQELSGDAGVSAARVGAAWQLLASREPVLVTAPLLALRERLLPREALREAMLYLVVGEEVRRPEFLAHLMAAGYERRPVVEEPGEVSVRGGIIDLYPPLYEKPVRLEFFGDELESIRFFDPATQRSLGASLEELVLLPAREVVLTSAVRERALAGRSRRRDPRMWQHLQEGVSFPGLERHLAEFYPEPETLWDYLPPDTVVVLWDPLNLAREEENLATSPPPEPEGWLDPAPALSRAAPFLRLLVEFLPLGAPAEDNTFEFRTGRLTDLGKELAREGGEEGRLLPALARRLKGWQEQGAHLVIVSLNLHRARRFSQLLAQEGLEAEVLPQPTWENGRQVLLTAGEISGGFRWDAEGLIVLTEDEALGYAPERRRRKEAPPPAHLTSLADLKEGDFVVHLDHGIGIYRGLVKLTAGAQVNDYLEIEYQGGDRLFVPVDRLHLLQKYLGVEEVPPKVDRLGGKSWERTKKRVRQAVEKIARELVELYAARRVLPGHAFSPPDQVFREFEATFPYEETPDQLKAIEDVLADMQRDTPMDRLICGDVGYGKTEVAVRAAFKAAMDGRQVAVLVPTTVLAEQHYETFSRRLAPYPLVVRVLSRFKPPAEQRRILAELAAGKVDIIIGTHRLLSRDVVFKDLGLLIIDEEQRFGVKQKEKLKEWRKTVDVLTLTATPIPRTLQLSLSGLRELSLINTPPENRRAIRTYVCRPDREVIQAAIRRELARRGQVFFVHNRVQSLARWARLVQELVPEARVAMAHGQMPERQLEQVMVKFWRGEVDVLVCTAIIEAGLDIPAANTIIVNRAHTLGLAQLYQLRGRVGRSQAQAYAYLLVPDEAGLTSEAQKRLKALMEFTELGSGYRIALHDLQIRGAGNLLGQAQSGHLAEVGYELYLELLEQAIREIKGEPSEELVPEPELRLPVAAYLPEEYVPDEQERLALYRRLSGRLTPALVEEIAAELRDRFGPLPPEGENLLAAVRLKCELRRLGVKRLELHNGRAVLQFATPERLNLKKLLDFLHQHPRRLRLTPDQSLHFQVGEEGPPWVRLQNCLKEVENFVKGEKEG
- a CDS encoding flagellar hook basal-body protein; translated protein: MHFGYDMAAYMGVRAERLLGVVSHNLANTATPGFKRELLNLWRLPPEPGKAAGFVDVAGRDFSQGPLMVTENDTDLAIEGPGFFKVETPQGIRYTRDGAFRLNEQWQLVTREGYLVLGKGGPITLNALDQQFGIDEEGGIHLDRSLSDQLLVVDFENPQALRPLGQTYFVSAPDAGEEREATGSRVLQGMLEASNIDPVIESVNLITIQRSFEAYLKLLDTYTDSDRKVLELAQV
- the flgG gene encoding flagellar basal-body rod protein FlgG, whose translation is MFRGMFSAATGMGAQQLRLDIIANNLANVNTTGFKKSRGDFEDLVYQTLRQAGGERPSGGQVPTGMQVGLGVRPVGISKIFSQGDYVHTENELDLAIEGKGFFKILSNGVEYYTRAGNFKMDKDGFLTTPAGDRLQPEFTIPPQTVYTTIDNTGKITCFGPDGKALASGQISLYTFPNQAGLLNVGRNLFQVTEASGEPTEGRPGVDGVGTIAQGYLEVSNVNVVEEMVNMIIAQRAYELNSKAIQTADAMMERAYHLKT
- the flgA gene encoding flagellar basal body P-ring formation chaperone FlgA; its protein translation is MRLGWGLLFGVMVWAGLAQAADPGAVKFRAEAEVAGEHITLGHLADLPPELAGSVGQAPIWSAPPPGQSYTLTGEFLRYRLTQMGLAELAAAGLPPAITVRQTGRILPPEEVAKAIQRYLKEHSPYPEKNLRLTVYPLEEAVLLPEGAYSLEVVPPKNGRLLGELTLELALVQEGRPLKRFKAAGRVSLEMEVVCANRPLMPPQVLSAGDVSLLRREVTTLTPQDLFTHPDQVVGRTLARPLGPREIVTPRHLSQQPLIQKGEEVTVLLMDGGLEIRTKGVAQEPGFPGKAIRLLNPKSKKEFQAQVVDHKTVRVIL